From a single Lonchura striata isolate bLonStr1 chromosome 13, bLonStr1.mat, whole genome shotgun sequence genomic region:
- the LOC110483528 gene encoding hydrocephalus-inducing protein homolog, translated as MASGFPRRTLTPHLLSREMMKSLTLLPSKFLREKFVSTKSSTGGSILPRIGPSRDVSGPHRKLPSAPLKQSLFQVSPPEMVFQNFVTHEASEMVVSLINNSKFPQLVKIYMESSPYFQLMCSNNVYRVVTPGVPAHVHIRFTPDENKDYFHELVCSSARERIVVPIRAVGARAVLDFPDQLDFPLCPVKYSSQKTLLVCNVSNQAARYQLSTQSPFSVVPTTGILGAGDSMQVTVRFHPLKTGDHSGSLVVCCNTGEESIHTNLHGQAVDLKIGLSTNSVDVGKTFIGMSNHTTVFIENRSNITAHFQWKTLPTEEYENEEKRRQYLLRCRKAVCLENFTEERKTEKGSCKDHTSLLRNVVQEEMAKIQEDPMLFSSAIFCIEPLEGEIQPYSWAEIKVTFKPLEALEYQIMAYCNISGRESRLPLHLRGEGQGPLVELSCPSVNLGNILVNNPHICEVKLINQGAINAPFTCIPSTTNVGFFKFAPEEGIITPGEIQTIQISFSATVLGRFEEEVRFSVAGSPVPAILTIKGNVTRPTLHFELDELSFGDISFGECSLGWDTA; from the exons ATGGCTTCTGGATTCCCGAGAAGGACACTGACGCCTCATCTTTTGTCGCGGGAAATGATGAAATCTTTAACT CTGCTTCCCTCTAAGTTCCTGAGGGAGAAGTTTGTCAGCACGAAGAGCAGCACTGGGGGGAGTATTCTGCCCAGAATTGGCCCATCTCGAGACGTGAGTGGGCCTCATCGAAAG cTGCCATCAGCTCCCCTGAAACAGAGCTTGTTTCAGGTTTCCCCACCAGAGATGGTATTTCAGAACTTCGTTACCCATGAGGCCTCTGAAATGGTGGTGTCTCTCATTAATAACAGCAAG TTTCCTCAGCTGGTGAAGATCTACATGGAGAGCTCACCTTATTTCCAGCTCATGTGCTCCAACAATGTGTACCGTGTTGTGACGCCGGGTGTGCCTGCCCATGTGCACATCCGCTTCACCCCTGACGAGAACAAG gattATTTCCACGAGCTTGTCTGCAGCAGTGCAAGGGAAAGGATAGTTGTGCCAATTCGGGCAGTTGGTGCCCGAGCTGTCTTGGACTTCCCCGACCAGCTGGACTTCCCGTTGTGTCCGGTCAAGTACAGCAGCCAGAAGACTCTGCTGGTTTGCAATGTCAGCAACCAGGCAGCTCGTTACCAGCTGAGCACCCAGAG TCCTTTCTCCGTGGTTCCAACCACAGGAATTCTGGGCGCTGGTGACAGCATGCAGGTGACAGTGAGATTTCACCCGCTGAAGACTGGTGACCATTCCGGGTCCCTGGTAGTGTGCTGCAACACGG GTGAAGAAAGTATCCACACAAACCTCCATGGACAAGCTGTAGATCTCAAGATTGGATTGAGCACAAATTCCGTGGACGTTGGCAAGACTTTCATTGGCATGTCAAACCACACAACCGTGTTCATTGAAAACAGGAGTAACATCACAGCCCACTTCCAGTGGAAGACTTTGCCTACTGAGGAATACGAGAATGAAGAGAAGAGGAG gcagtaCTTGCTCAGGTGCCGAAAAGCGGTGTGCCTGGAAAACTTCACGGAGGAGAGAAAAACGGAGAAGGGCTCTTGTAAAGATCATACTTCCCTCCTGAGGAATGTGGTCCAagaggagatggcaaagatacAAGAAGACCCCATGCTGTTCTCCAGTGCCATTTTTTGCATTGAGCCATTG GAGGGAGAAATTCAGCCATATAGTTGGGCTGAAATCAAGGTGACCTTCAAACCCTTAGAGGCACTGGAGTACCAAATTATGGCTTACTGCAACATCTCAG GCCGTGAGAGCAGGCTGCCCCTGCACCTCAGAGGGGAAGGCCAAGGACCCTTGGTTGAACTCAGTTGTCCTTCAGTGAACCTTGGGAACATTCTTGTCAACAACCCCCACATCTGTGAG gtgaagcTGATTAACCAAGGGGCTATTAATGCTCCCTTCACCTGTATTCCTTCAACTACAAATGTGGGCTTCTTCAAGTTTGCACCTGAGGAGGGCATCATTACACCAGGCGAGATCCAAACTATTCAGATCTCCTTCAGTGCCACCGTGCTGGGGAGGTTTGAGGAAGAAGTCCGGTTCAGTGTGGCTGGATCTCCTGTGCCTGCAATCCTGACCATCAA